The genomic region GGCCGAGTCCTTGAGCAAAGAGAGCGGCCTCTACGCCCTGGCCGAGGCCGTAGCGCCGGTGATCAAGATGGACATCGAGCGCAAGAACATCGTGCCCCTGGTCCTGACCGAGCACACGCTCAAGCCGGGCAATGAGGCCAAATACCAGAAGCGCGCGGCCTTGCGTGCCTTCTACATCGGCGTGGGCGGCCAGCCCCACCGCCAGGAGGTGAACGCGGACACGGAGGTGATCTTCCCCATCTTCCGCATCCACGCCAACCCCGAGGTCGACATCAGCGACCTGGCCAATGGCAACATCGGCGCCATCACCGACATGCAGACCGATGCCGCCAGCGCCATCCGCAACAAGCTGAACTCAAAGATCGTGGACCTCTTGTCCGCCGCGGCGGCCACGCTGCCCACGACCAACGTGGTCACGGTGTCGGGCGGCAAGCTGACCGACACGGCGCTGTTCACGGCCATCAGCCGCATCAACGACATGGAGCTGACGCCCCGCTACCTGCTC from Candidatus Delongbacteria bacterium harbors:
- a CDS encoding HK97-fold major capsid protein; protein product: MKTNSTKDPQFMAAMASLMAESLSKESGLYALAEAVAPVIKMDIERKNIVPLVLTEHTLKPGNEAKYQKRAALRAFYIGVGGQPHRQEVNADTEVIFPIFRIHANPEVDISDLANGNIGAITDMQTDAASAIRNKLNSKIVDLLSAAAATLPTTNVVTVSGGKLTDTALFTAISRINDMELTPRYLLIRGSRVIDLKDFNLDPESRREFVEKGILNRLQGAGLINSASMKTDEVILIPDAEVGKYAIRTPLKVDPERKGFKVSFLSWQECAMGITRPDLVFKVVITA